A genomic segment from Candidatus Viadribacter manganicus encodes:
- a CDS encoding alpha/beta fold hydrolase, with the protein MPQLVLPDGATMSYAEAGAGVPFVLVHGWAANGAFFNDLSTELAKNYRVYTLTLRGHPGSDAGSAPLTIETLTDDVVRFFEALDLKGAYAIGWSMGAMALWGAAPRIAALLTGIIVEDMSPRVVNDANWTHGIASGYGADDIPGTVNEIEADWPAYVSRFAPRMFAASVREACPELEAWAAGQMAQASAPAMSSFWASMASQDFRAALARIATPMLVIHGGESQVYDDGATAFVAHTAPNAKRVVIHRAGHVPHLEAPDDFLNHIEAFVRDTRRPELKSGGATP; encoded by the coding sequence ATGCCTCAACTCGTTTTGCCAGATGGGGCGACCATGTCCTACGCCGAAGCCGGCGCGGGCGTCCCCTTTGTTTTGGTGCACGGTTGGGCCGCGAACGGCGCCTTCTTCAACGACCTCTCGACCGAGCTGGCCAAAAACTATCGCGTCTACACCCTGACGCTCCGCGGCCATCCCGGCTCTGACGCGGGCAGCGCCCCGCTCACCATCGAAACCCTTACCGACGACGTCGTGCGCTTCTTCGAGGCGCTCGATCTCAAGGGCGCGTACGCCATCGGCTGGTCCATGGGCGCAATGGCGCTTTGGGGCGCAGCGCCCCGCATCGCCGCGCTCCTTACCGGCATCATCGTCGAAGACATGAGCCCGCGCGTCGTGAACGACGCAAACTGGACGCACGGCATCGCCAGCGGCTACGGCGCCGACGATATCCCGGGCACCGTGAACGAGATCGAGGCCGATTGGCCCGCATACGTTTCCCGTTTCGCGCCGCGCATGTTCGCAGCATCTGTGCGCGAAGCATGCCCTGAGCTCGAAGCTTGGGCTGCCGGCCAGATGGCGCAGGCTAGCGCGCCGGCGATGTCCTCGTTCTGGGCCTCGATGGCCTCGCAAGATTTTCGCGCCGCCCTTGCCCGCATCGCAACGCCGATGCTCGTGATCCATGGCGGCGAAAGCCAAGTCTACGACGACGGCGCAACCGCGTTCGTGGCGCACACCGCGCCCAACGCAAAGCGTGTCGTCATTCACCGCGCCGGCCACGTGCCACATCTCGAAGCGCCAGACGATTTTTTGAATCATATCGAGGCTTTTGTCCGCGACACGCGGCGGCCCGAGTTGAAGAGCGGAGGAGCAACCCCATGA
- a CDS encoding TetR/AcrR family transcriptional regulator — translation MSQYSGSESSAIEERSGPKTERGRRTLRRLLDAAAEEFGARGYHETAISSITQRAGVGLGTFYVYFKSKEEVFRALVADMGARTRHALAESTREAPNRLEAERLGIQAYLDFVRSHKALYRVVMEAQFVAPEAYREYYRTFSAAYRQQLAQAASRGEISEGQDDEVRVWALMGASTFLGLRYGVWDDGADTASVAEAASDLMINGLAPRAKNGDAS, via the coding sequence ATGAGTCAATATTCAGGTTCCGAGTCGAGCGCGATCGAGGAGCGTTCGGGGCCCAAAACTGAGCGGGGCAGGCGCACGTTGCGGCGATTGCTGGACGCGGCGGCGGAGGAATTCGGCGCCCGCGGCTACCACGAGACGGCGATCTCGAGCATTACTCAACGTGCAGGTGTGGGGCTCGGTACGTTCTACGTGTACTTTAAGAGTAAGGAAGAAGTCTTCCGCGCGCTTGTCGCGGACATGGGCGCGCGCACCCGTCACGCGCTCGCCGAGAGCACGCGCGAAGCGCCGAACCGACTCGAAGCCGAGCGCCTCGGCATTCAGGCCTATCTCGATTTCGTGCGCTCACACAAAGCGCTCTACCGCGTCGTCATGGAGGCGCAGTTCGTGGCGCCGGAGGCGTACCGCGAATACTACCGCACCTTCTCGGCCGCCTATCGACAGCAGTTGGCGCAAGCCGCCTCGCGCGGTGAAATCAGTGAAGGTCAGGATGACGAAGTGCGTGTGTGGGCGTTGATGGGCGCCTCTACGTTTCTCGGGCTACGCTACGGCGTGTGGGATGATGGCGCAGACACCGCTTCAGTGGCGGAAGCAGCGTCCGATCTGATGATCAACGGGCTCGCGCCGCGAGCCAAGAACGGCGACGCGTCCTAA
- a CDS encoding class I adenylate-forming enzyme family protein codes for MGVDMVDITAKRAALTPHRIAFEDALTGRTLIYAQLEDRCARLAGVLAARGVGREDRVAILCRNRIEFFEVLFACAKLGAILVPLNWRSPASELRALLEDCNPKLVVFGAEDAETARALACPALSFDDEYEAAVANAAPLRSEQRWAGDATWFLMYTSGTTGQPKGVIQTFQMSVVNAFHVTQAFGLREADTTLNFLPLFHSAGIQLITLPTLIAGGTVVVMPGFDEARALSLMPRLDIFFGVPAVYQQLALHPDFESADLARVRSWGCGGAPLADVLVERFAKKGVLVCNGYGMTETGPTAFLAARQDALTKIGSVGKPQMLLDVRIVDSEGVDVAEGESGEIWMRGAGLTPGYWNKPGETAKAFTADGWLKSGDIGRRDTDGCYYVAGRIKEMYISGGENVYPAEVENVLARHPAVLESAIIGVPDEKWGEVGHAFIMLRADAGQVTAAEVIQFCRANVAGYKTPRHVTFVDEFPRTAAGKIRKHLLAPERNGPAR; via the coding sequence ATGGGTGTCGACATGGTCGACATCACGGCGAAACGGGCGGCGCTGACGCCGCATCGCATCGCGTTCGAAGATGCGCTGACCGGGCGCACGCTCATCTATGCTCAACTAGAGGATCGCTGTGCGCGCTTGGCGGGCGTGTTGGCTGCGCGCGGCGTTGGACGCGAAGATCGTGTCGCAATTCTTTGCCGCAACCGCATCGAGTTCTTTGAGGTTCTGTTCGCGTGCGCCAAATTGGGCGCCATTTTGGTTCCTCTGAACTGGCGGTCGCCGGCGTCCGAGTTGCGTGCGCTGCTCGAAGATTGCAATCCGAAACTGGTGGTTTTTGGCGCGGAAGACGCGGAAACGGCGCGCGCCTTGGCGTGTCCGGCGCTCTCTTTTGACGATGAATACGAAGCCGCGGTTGCCAACGCTGCACCGCTGCGATCCGAGCAACGCTGGGCCGGCGATGCGACATGGTTCTTGATGTACACGTCGGGTACAACAGGCCAACCGAAAGGCGTCATCCAGACCTTCCAGATGTCGGTCGTGAATGCTTTTCATGTGACCCAAGCTTTCGGATTGCGTGAAGCTGACACTACGCTGAATTTTCTGCCGCTGTTTCACAGCGCCGGCATTCAACTGATTACGCTGCCGACGCTCATCGCAGGTGGCACTGTGGTGGTCATGCCAGGTTTCGACGAAGCGCGAGCGCTCTCGCTGATGCCGCGGCTCGACATCTTCTTCGGCGTGCCTGCGGTTTATCAGCAGCTCGCTCTGCACCCTGATTTTGAAAGCGCTGATCTTGCGCGCGTGCGCTCGTGGGGATGTGGCGGCGCACCGCTCGCCGATGTGCTGGTGGAGCGCTTCGCGAAGAAGGGCGTTCTCGTTTGCAACGGCTACGGTATGACCGAGACGGGGCCAACGGCGTTCCTTGCGGCGCGCCAAGATGCTCTCACCAAGATTGGCTCAGTCGGCAAACCGCAAATGCTGCTCGACGTTCGCATCGTCGATAGCGAAGGCGTCGATGTCGCCGAAGGCGAGAGCGGCGAGATCTGGATGCGCGGCGCGGGCCTTACGCCGGGCTATTGGAACAAGCCGGGAGAGACTGCGAAGGCCTTCACCGCCGATGGCTGGCTGAAGAGCGGCGACATTGGCCGGCGCGACACTGATGGCTGCTACTACGTCGCTGGGCGCATCAAAGAGATGTACATCTCGGGCGGCGAAAACGTGTATCCGGCCGAAGTCGAAAATGTCCTTGCGAGACATCCGGCGGTATTGGAAAGCGCGATCATCGGCGTACCGGACGAAAAGTGGGGTGAGGTGGGGCACGCCTTCATCATGCTGCGCGCCGACGCCGGACAGGTGACCGCCGCCGAGGTGATTCAATTTTGCCGCGCCAACGTCGCTGGGTATAAAACACCGCGCCACGTCACGTTCGTGGATGAATTCCCGCGCACCGCCGCGGGCAAGATTAGAAAACACCTCCTCGCGCCGGAGCGAAACGGACCCGCGCGCTGA
- a CDS encoding pectate lyase, with the protein MRTASRRALLAGVSGAVLTSGCASFFSSAPDTGDNELKRETRAAMKRAARFMRERVAYRGGYVWSYAPDFSRRWGEMEAFPSMIWIQPPGTATVGHLFLDCFHATRDEFYYQAAMDVAEGLIAAQHPAGGWNYHHDFAGEESTRRWYDTIGKNGWRLEEFHHYYGNATFDDAGTSEASQFLLRMYVERRSSRLRAPVEKALRFVLDSQYVNGGWPQRFPLTDEGGLHGHADYTRQITFNDDVAGENIKFLLMVYQTLGDERALGAIRRAMDVFVATQQPAPQAGWGLQHDARTLAPIGARTYEPDALTTHTTANNISQMMNFFEWTGERRFIERVPEAIAWLDSVRLRDDQVRVAGRHYPTFVEVGSNRARIVHRRGSNVVNGEYYWNYDDAKPITHYSQWRNVDVEALRTRHALLTQAVQIQPRSPFERRADFRLPRYFTTQNIEVSDLNSNVGSGAVQRPTSQRVQELISALNAEGYWPTALTATSNPYAGDGSTTPALGDFSQTLVGDATDTSPHTTDQPITGISTGAFIQNMSALLLSLDSGE; encoded by the coding sequence ATGCGAACTGCATCACGCCGCGCGCTGCTCGCGGGCGTTTCCGGCGCCGTGTTGACGAGTGGCTGCGCGTCTTTTTTTTCGTCCGCTCCTGACACCGGTGACAATGAGCTCAAGCGAGAGACGCGGGCGGCGATGAAGCGTGCTGCGCGGTTCATGCGCGAGCGCGTGGCGTATCGCGGTGGCTATGTGTGGAGCTACGCGCCGGACTTTTCGCGCCGCTGGGGCGAGATGGAAGCGTTTCCTTCGATGATCTGGATCCAACCGCCAGGCACGGCGACAGTTGGACATCTCTTCCTCGATTGCTTCCACGCCACGCGTGACGAGTTCTACTACCAGGCCGCGATGGACGTAGCCGAGGGCTTGATCGCCGCGCAGCATCCGGCGGGTGGCTGGAATTATCACCACGATTTCGCGGGCGAGGAGTCGACGCGCCGTTGGTACGACACGATCGGCAAGAACGGCTGGCGGCTCGAAGAATTCCACCATTACTACGGCAACGCGACCTTCGATGACGCAGGCACGAGCGAGGCGTCGCAATTCTTGCTGCGCATGTACGTCGAGCGGCGCTCATCGCGGCTGCGCGCGCCGGTCGAAAAAGCGCTCCGCTTTGTCCTCGATAGCCAGTACGTGAACGGCGGCTGGCCGCAGCGCTTTCCATTGACGGACGAAGGCGGGCTGCATGGTCACGCCGATTACACACGCCAGATTACATTCAACGATGATGTGGCAGGCGAGAACATCAAATTCTTGCTGATGGTCTATCAAACGCTTGGTGACGAACGTGCGCTTGGCGCAATTCGGCGCGCCATGGACGTGTTTGTGGCAACGCAACAACCCGCGCCGCAAGCGGGTTGGGGGCTGCAGCACGACGCGCGGACCCTGGCGCCGATCGGCGCGCGCACCTACGAGCCTGATGCGCTGACCACGCACACCACCGCCAACAACATATCGCAGATGATGAATTTCTTCGAATGGACAGGCGAGCGTCGCTTCATTGAGCGTGTGCCAGAAGCAATAGCGTGGCTCGATTCCGTGCGTTTGCGCGACGATCAAGTGCGTGTTGCTGGACGCCATTATCCGACATTCGTCGAGGTTGGATCGAACCGCGCGCGCATCGTGCATCGCCGTGGCTCGAACGTCGTCAACGGCGAGTATTATTGGAACTACGATGACGCCAAACCGATCACGCACTACTCGCAATGGCGTAACGTCGATGTTGAAGCGCTGCGGACACGCCACGCACTGCTGACGCAAGCCGTGCAAATCCAGCCGCGATCGCCGTTCGAGCGCCGCGCAGATTTCAGACTGCCGCGCTATTTCACCACGCAGAACATCGAAGTCTCGGATTTGAATTCGAATGTAGGTTCTGGCGCTGTCCAGAGACCGACGTCACAACGCGTGCAAGAGCTCATTTCGGCGCTCAATGCCGAGGGCTATTGGCCAACCGCGCTGACGGCGACGAGCAATCCCTACGCGGGCGATGGCTCAACCACACCCGCGCTGGGCGATTTCTCACAAACGTTGGTGGGCGACGCTACGGATACCTCGCCGCACACCACCGATCAGCCCATAACGGGCATCTCAACCGGCGCATTCATCCAGAACATGTCCGCGCTTCTGCTCAGTCTCGATTCAGGCGAGTGA